In Heyndrickxia vini, the sequence GTCTGCATCCATCTCATCTTCATCTTCACGTCCAGGCGTTTTCAAGTCACGCCATTTAATAAAGAAATAGAAGACAACGAAATATATGACTGCATAAATCACACCGACTAAAAGTAATAGAATCGGCTTTTGGGCGATTCCAAAGTTTAAGATATAATCGATTAAGCTTGCTGAGAAACTAAACGATGTATGAATGCCTAACAAATACGTAATGGCAAACGATGATGCTGTGAGTAAAGCGTGAATGGCATAGAGCAATGGTGAAATGAACATAAATGAAAATTCAATTGGTTCTGTTACACCAGTTACAAAAGATGTTAACGCCATTCCAAGTAATAATCCTGCCACTTTTTTGCGGCGATCACTTTTTGAAGCCATAATCATTGCAATACAAGCTGCAGGTAATCCAAACATCATAATTGGGAAGAAACCAGTCGTAAAGACTCCTGCTGTCTTATCTCCGTGAAGGAATCGAGTGATATCCCCATGATAAACGGCTCCAGCTGCATCTGTAAAGGTTCCAAAATCAAACCATACTAATGTATTAATAATATGATGTAAACCTAATGGAATAAGAAGACGGTTCAAGAAACCAAATACTCCGTATCCGAAAGCACCGCTACTCGTAATCCAGTGAGCCAAGGCATCAATTCCATCTTGTACATATGGCCATACGTATCCGAAAACAATACCTATAATAACGCTTACTAGAGCGGTTACAATTGGGATGAACCTTCGTCCGCCAAAGAATGCCAGCCATGTCGGCATCTTAATATCATGAAAACGGTTGTAAAGTAACCCAGCAGCAATACCGGAAATAATTCCACCGAGAACACCCATATTAACCGCTGGATTAATCGCATGCGTTGTAAAAACTAAAACCATATAACCAATGGCACCTGCGAGTGCGGCGGCCCCATTATTATCCTTTGCAAAGCCGATAGATACGCCAATGGCAAATAGTAATGCAAGATTACTAAAGACTGCCCCTGGATCATGGGCTGCATCTAGTGTCATACTACCGAAAAATGCATTTCCCGCTTCTGCAATAAATTTAATATTTAGTAAATCTGGTTGTCCAAGTCGCAGGAGCAAACCAGCCGCAGGTAACACAGCAATCGGAAGCATTAGTGATTTACCGATTTTTTGTAAAAATGAAAGCATAACGCCCCTCCTAAAATTAAGCTAATTACTATTTTAGATTAGTACAGAGTCATTAAGATGTCTATACCAATTGTTTATAATAAATTATTTTAATATAATATAAAAGGTAAAT encodes:
- the nagE gene encoding N-acetylglucosamine-specific PTS transporter subunit IIBC is translated as MLSFLQKIGKSLMLPIAVLPAAGLLLRLGQPDLLNIKFIAEAGNAFFGSMTLDAAHDPGAVFSNLALLFAIGVSIGFAKDNNGAAALAGAIGYMVLVFTTHAINPAVNMGVLGGIISGIAAGLLYNRFHDIKMPTWLAFFGGRRFIPIVTALVSVIIGIVFGYVWPYVQDGIDALAHWITSSGAFGYGVFGFLNRLLIPLGLHHIINTLVWFDFGTFTDAAGAVYHGDITRFLHGDKTAGVFTTGFFPIMMFGLPAACIAMIMASKSDRRKKVAGLLLGMALTSFVTGVTEPIEFSFMFISPLLYAIHALLTASSFAITYLLGIHTSFSFSASLIDYILNFGIAQKPILLLLVGVIYAVIYFVVFYFFIKWRDLKTPGREDEDEMDADDETVSGDDKYTRMASGFLAGLGGKANLTNIDNCATRLRLDVKDSATIDESMIKRFGARGVMKTSKSSVQIIVGPDVEFAANALKKLYTMDHPPVPTTAAPSHATQKSESTNKNIDSIEFAAPLTGLLMTINNVPDQVFSQKMMGDGFGIDPQNGEVFAPFNGVVTSVFPTKHAIGLETEDGLEVLIHMGLDTVNLKGEGFDVLVNSGDKISLGQKIAVIDIDAIKGKVPSLVTPIIFTNLKEGQSVKLLKEGKIQHGDTNFFEIV